The proteins below come from a single Lasioglossum baleicum chromosome 20, iyLasBale1, whole genome shotgun sequence genomic window:
- the Tmem98 gene encoding transmembrane protein 98 — protein MMSSPVSISNTGPIAGASGMETVVAVALGALAAVFLGALLVLLVLCKRQRCYYNQKDSPDLSSDLLEGENFSGLGLDAWESEEWLAGAERWVDDATGLAPLCIAVLRSCHALASSLTAIAGTVNSNTVPLEIVDVARRIPPRVDDVVRSLYPPLDARLLEARVAALVLAVTHLALVTKHGVSKSHARKLAFIDQALSDMDSHLSILRNAALAQEVACSVPASTPV, from the exons ATGATGAGTTCTCCTGTATCCATAAGCAACACTGGCCCTATAGCAGGTGCTTCTGGCATGGAAACAGTGGTGGCTGTGGCCCTTGGTGCACTTGCTGCTGTTTTTCTCGGTGCCCTTTTAGTGTTGCTTGTCCTTTGCAAAAGACAACGTTGCTATTAT AATCAAAAAGACTCTCCGGACTTGAGCTCCGATTTATTAGAGGGCGAGAACTTCTCAGGATTAGGCCTGGACGCGTGGGAAAGCGAGGAATGGTTGGCTGGAGCAGAGAG GTGGGTCGACGACGCAACTGGTCTGGCACCCTTGTGCATTGCTGTGCTACGATCGTGCCATGCACTCGCTTCTAGTCTCACTGCTATCGCAGGGACAGTGAACAGCAACACGGTTCCACTTGAGATTGTGGAT GTTGCTAGAAGAATTCCTCCCCGTGTAGACGATGTGGTGAGAAGTTTGTATCCACCGCTGGATGCCAGACTCCTGGAAGCCAGGGTAGCTGCACTCGTGCTGGCTGTGACGCATCTGGCGTTGGTTACGAAGCATGGAGTGTCAAAGAGCCATGCTAGGAAATTAGCATTTATTGACCAAGCTTTGAGCGACATGGATTCACATTTGTCGATTTTACGGAACGCCGCGTTGGCGCAGGAAGTGGCGTGCTCTGTTCCTGCTTCAACGCCTGTCTAA
- the LOC143218576 gene encoding ubiquitin-conjugating enzyme E2 J2: protein MNRKTNSATAILKQDYLRLKKDPVPYVLAEPVPTNILEWHYVVKGPEKTPYEGGFYHGKLIFPEEFPFQPPSIYMSTPNGRFKVNTKLCLSISDFHPDTWNPAWTVSTILIGLLSFMIEKSPTWGSINTTDNEKKLLAAQSLEYNLMDKTFCELFPETVEVIKSELKHRKELEKQGRHQSMTSEVSSLIRDQLQREQSPLYKVLTNVFVIVGFAAFAYVVKYVLRSIAME from the exons ATGAACAGGAAAACGAACAGTGCAACAGCTATACTGAAACAGGACTACCTAAGGTTGAAGAAGGACCCTGTGCCTTACGTTCTCGCCGAACCTGTACCAACGAACATACTAGAATG GCACTACGTGGTCAAGGGTCCAGAGAAAACTCCGTACGAAGGAGGATTCTATCACGGGAAGCTGATATTCCCCGAAGAATTTCCGTTTCAACCGCCCAGCATATACATGAGCACTCCAAACGGCAGATTCAAGGTCAACACGAAATTGTGTCTCTCCATATCCGACTTCCATCCTGACACGTGGAACCCTGCGTGGACTGTGTCTACCATTCTCATCGGATTGCTTAGTTTTATG ATTGAGAAAAGTCCTACGTGGGGTAGTATCAACACGACGGACAACGAGAAGAAACTACTGGCTGCGCAGAGCTTGGAGTACAATCTGATGGACAAGACGTTCTGCGAACTGTTTCCAGAGACTGTCGAG GTGATTAAATCGGAATTGAAGCACAGGAAAGAACTGGAGAAGCAAGGGAGGCACCAGTCGATGACGTCTGAGGTTTCGTCCCTAATACGGGACCAGCTGCAGAGAGAACAGAGTCCCCTGTACAAAGTGCTGACCAACGTTTTCGTGATCGTGGGATTCGCGGCGTTCGCCTACGTAGTGAAATATGTGCTGAGGAGCATCGCCATGGAATAA